One Mycolicibacterium rufum genomic window, CCTCGAAGGTGAGGTGCCCACCGCGCTGATCATCGAGCGCAACGTGCTGGAATGGCGCCTCGACCCCACCAGCGACGCCCGGATCCCGCAGGCCGTCGACGACGACGTGGAGTGGGTGGTGCTCTGCTCGGAGGGCTACACCTCCAGTCTCGCGGCCGCGGCGCTGCAGGAGATCGGGCTGCACCGCGCCACCGACGTCATCGGCGGCTACCACGCGCTCAAGGGCGTGCTGGTCTACTAGGGCGTGTCTCCCAAATAGGTGTGGGTGTTGAGGCGATGCTGTTGGGGTGACGACGGCATCGCGGTACCGGGTTTTCAATGACACTCAGTGGGAGTTGATTTCGGGGCTGTTGCCCTCCAACGAGGGGCGTCGCGGTCGTCCGTTTGGTGATGACCGGCGTGTAATCGAAGGCATCGTCTATCGGTACCGCACGGGGATTCCGTGGCGTGATTTGCCGCGTTCTGAGTTCGGGCCGTGGCAGACAGTATGGAAGCGGCATCGCCGTTACGCCGGTGATGGAACCTGGGATCGGGTGCTGATGGCGCTGTTGGCCACTGCCGATGCTGACGGCCAGCTGGATTGGACCGTGTCGATCGATGCCACGATCAACCGGGCTCATCAGCACGCCACAAACATGACCCGACCTGATCAGGACACAGGGGGCAGGGTCGAATTACACGAATCGCCCACTGCACGAGTGTGAACCTGCAGGTCATGGCATCGGGCGGTCACGCGGCGGATTGACCACCAAGATCCACACCGCCGTCGACGGCCGCGGGCGCCCGCTGGCTGTGGTGGTCACCGGCGGCCAACGCAACGACGGCGCAATGCTGTCGCAAGTGCTCGAAGAGATCGTGGTACCCCGCTACCGCGGACGGGCTCGTTCGCGCCCCGATGCGGTCATCGCCGACCGGGCCTATTCCAGCGGGGTCACCCGACGATTTCTACGTGCACGCAGGATCACCGCGGTCATTCCGCAGAAGCGCGACGAGATCGCCAACCGAAAACGCCGCGGTAGTGCTGGCGGTCGACCACCAGCACTCGACGAGATTCGCTACAAGCAGCGCAATCTCGTCGAACGGTCATACGCACTGCTCAAACAATGGCGCGGCCTGGCCACCCGATACGACAAACTCGCCATCGTCTACCGGGCCGCAGTCGTACTCAGCGCCTGCATCACCTGGGCACGCCAAATAGGAGACACGCCCTAGCTGTTCTCGTCGGACCGCAGGATCGGGCGCAACTTCTCGGTCTTCGCCACAGACCACCCCGGCGGCAACAGGATCGACGCCCACGCGTCGGCCACGTCGCGCACGTACACGTGGCCGTGTCCGTCGGGCACGTTCACGGCCACCGCCATGTCGGCCGACACCTGCAGGAACGTCACCACCGGGATCCACTCCATGTCCGGGGAGACGTCGTACCCGCGCGGTTCCCGCAGCCAATCAGGTTGCGCGAACAGCAGATCGGGGTTCCACCAGGCGATCGGATCCGAGGCGTGCTGCAGGTAGACCACGCGCGGCTGCTCCCACGGATCGTGCGGCCGTTGCAGGTCCTTCGGCTCGGCGACGAAGCGCACGTTGGCGCCCTTGTCGTAGACCGGCAGCCACTCCGGTGACCCCGTGTCGCGGTTGCGGGTGAGATCCGACCAGATCGTGTTGTTGAACGTCGGGCCGCTGAACAGCGCGCCGTCGGTACGGGCGATCAGGTTGTTCAACGCCAGGAACGGCGCCTCGCCGCCGAACGAACCCAGGCTCTCCCCGAACACCACCAGCTTGGGCCGCTGCGCCTCGGGCATCTCGCGGATCAGTTCGTCGACCGCCTCGAACAACGCCTGACCGGCCTGCCGCGCGTTCTCCTTGTCGACCAGGAACGACAGCCAACTCGGCAGGAAGGAGTACTGCATCGACACGATCGCGGTGTCGCCGTTGTACATGTACTCCAGCGCCGAGGCTTCCGCCTCGTTGATCCACCCCGTCCCGGTGGTCGTCGCGACCGCCACCACCGCCCGGTTCAGGCCACCCGTGCGCTGCAACTCCAGCGCCGCGAGTTGCGCGGTGGCCTTGATGCCGTCCGCGGAGTTCAACCCCGCGTAGGCGCGGATCGGTTCGGTCGCCGGGCGGCCGTTGAAGGCGGTGAGCTCGTCGGTCGACGGGCCGCCGGAGATGAAGATGCGGCCCTGGTGGCCCAGCGATTCCCAGCTCACCAGCGATTCCGGACCACCCGAGCGCAGCGGGGTGTCCGGCGCCGCATTGTCCGGGTCGGTCTCGTCGTTGACCGCGGCGAACGTCTTGTTGATGGTGTCCATCGCGAAGCGCACCACGACGCCGTTGAGCAGCGCGATCGTCAGCGCGAGCAGCAGCGTCACCACGATCACCGCTGAAACTCGCGGCGGGGCAACACGATTGAGCTGGCGGACCAGGTAGCGCACCAGCCGGCCGACCAATTGGCCGATCTCCACGAAGAGGAACAGCGTGACGATCGAGATCGCCGCGGCCAGGGGATAGTCCCCGAGGGTCAGCCGGGGCACACCCATCAGGTCGCGGACGTCGTCCTGCCAGCGGTGAAACCAGATGATCGCCAACAGAAGCCCGATCGCGCCGACCACCACGAGCACCAGCCACGCCCAGCGCGGTGCCGGCGGGCTGGAATCCTTCGACCGCATGTACCGCACGAGCCACACCGCGAACACGCCGATCGCATAACCGATCGCGCCGGCGCCCCCGCTGACGAGGCCCTGGAACAGGGGGCCGCGCGGCAGCAGTGACGGCGTCATCGACAACCACAGCAGGACCAGACCGACAGCGGTCCCGGTGAAGGTGTAGCGCCGAACCCACCACGCCTTACGGGGTGCCGGCGCGGGCGTCTCCGCCTGCGCAGGCGCGTCGTCGATGTCGGTCACGAGGGCACTTTAGCGGTGCGTGAAGTTCGGCGAACGCTTCTCGGCGAACGCGGTCATCCCCTCGGTCTGATCGTCGGTGGCGAACGAGGAGTGGAACAGCCTGCGCTCGTAGAGCAGTCCCTCGGCGAGTGTGGACTCGAAGGCCCGGTTGACGGCCTCCTTGGCCATCCGCGATGCGGACAGCGACATGCCGGCGATGGTCTGCGCGACCGAACCCGCCTCCTCGAGCAGCGAGTCGGCCGGGACCACGCGGGACACCAGCCCGGCACGCTCGGCCTCCTCGGCGCCCATGTTGCGCCCGGTCAGGATCAGGTCCATCGCCTTGGCCTTGCCGATCGCGCGGGTCAGCCGCTGCGATCCGCCCATTCCCGGCAGCACGCCGAGCTTGATCTCGGGCTGCCCGAATTTCGCGGTGTCCGCGGCGATCAGGATGTCGCACATCATCGCCAGCTCGCAGCCGCCGCCCAGCGCGTAGCCGGCCACCGCGGCGATGGTCGGGGTGCGGGTGGTCGCGAACCGGCCCCAGGCGGCGAAGAAGTCGGAGGAGAAGACGTCGGCGAACGACAAACTCGCCATCTCCTTGATGTCGGCGCCCGCCGCGAACGCCTTCTCGTTGCCGGTCAGGATGATCGCGCCGACACCGGCGTCGGCGTCGAGTTCGGCTGCCGCCGTGGTGACTTCGTGCATCACCTGGCTATTGAGCGCGTTGAGTGCCTTGGGCCGGTTCAGTGTGATGGTGGCGACCCGGCCGTCACGGGTGACGAGGATGGTCTCATAGTTCTCTGCGGTCATGGCTGCTCCTGGTCGAAGGTCAGGTCGGGGTCGGCGGAGACGAAGAACGCCTCGACGTCCGCGGCGGTCACGGCGTCCAGCGACGCCGGCGACCACTGCGGGTTGCGGTCCTTGTCGATGACCTGCGCGCGGATGCCCTCCACCAGATCATGGGATCGCAACGCCGCGCACGAGGTCCGGAACTCCTGGCGCAGCACGTCTTCCAGTGTGGTCAGTGACGCGGCCCGGCGCACGGCTTCCAGCGTGACCGACAGAGCCAGCGGGGAGCGGGTGGAGATGAGCTCGGCGGCGTCGCGGGCCTTGTCCGCCTGGTGTGCGCGCAGGGCGGCGACGATGTCGGCGACGGTCTCACCGGCGTAGCACTCGTCGATCCAGTCCCGCTGCGCGAGCAGGGCGCTGGGCGGCGGCTGCTGCGCGAAGGCGGCGACCGCGCTGTCGACGCCGTCGGCCTCGACGGCGTCGACGAACGCCGCCAGGTCGTCGTGCGGGACGAAGTGGTCGGCGAAGCCCAACGCGATGGCGTCCGCGCCGCTGAACGGGGCGCCGGTCAGCGCGGCGTGCAGGCCGAGCCGGCCCGGCGCCCGGGACAGGATCAGCGTGCCGCCGACGTCGGGGATGAACCCGATGCCGACCTCGGGCATCGCCATCTTCGTCGTCTCGGTGACCACGCGGACGTCGCCGTGGGCGCTGATCCCGACGCCGCCGCCCATCGTGATGCCGTTCATGACGGCCATGTAGGGCTTGGGGTAGCGGCCGATGTAGGAGTTCAGCAGGTACTCGTCGTGCCAGAAGCTACGGGCCTCGGCGCCGCCGGCCTTGGCGCTGTGGTGGATCGCGACGATGTCGCCCCCCGCGCACAACCCGCGGTCACCCGCCCCGGTCACGACGACGGCGCGGACGTCGTCGTCGTGCTCCCACGAGCGCAGCGCCGCCGACATCGTGGTGACCATCGGATGGGTGAGCGAGTTGATCGCCTTGGGCCGGTTCAGCGTGAGGTGGCCGACGCCGGCGCGCACACTTACTAGGACATCCTCGTTTTCGTCCACGGGAGCAATCTAGATCGTCACCCGGGATCGGGTGGGCCCGGGTAAGGTTTCCTGTGAAGACCCTGGGAACTGTTCTGCGGAACCGGGAACCGTCCCGGCACGCCGATCGTTCAACCAATGTTCGGCACAGGCCGAATCACGACAGTCAGGAAAGGAACCGACGGTGCGCGAGAGCAGCAACCCGGTATTTCGCACGCTGCCCAAGGGGCAGCAGGGCGGATACGCGCAATTCGGTACCGGAGCCGCCGGCTACGGTGCGCAAGCGGTACACGCCGATCCCTACACCGCCTACCCCGATCAGCAGCAGCGCGGCGTCTCGCGCCCGCTGACGATCGACGACGTCGTCACCAAGACCGGCATCACGCTGGCCGTGCTGTCCGCGGTCGCCGTCGTCTCCTACTTCCTGGTCGCCCAGAACGTGGCGCTGGCGATGCCGTTCACGTTGGTCGGCGCGCTCGGCGGTCTGGTCGTCGTGCTGATCGCGACCTTCGGGCGCAAGCAGGACAACCCGGCTGTCGTTCTGACCTACGCCGCGCTGGAGGGCCTGTTCCTCGGCGCGTTCTCGTTCGTCGTCGCCAACCTGATGGTCTCCGGCGTCAGTGCCGGCGCCCTGATCAGCCAGGCGGTGCTCGGCACGCTCGGCGTGTTCGCGGGCATGCTCGTGGTCTACAAGACCGGCGCCATCCGCGTCACGCCGAAGTTCACCCGGTTCATCGTCGCCGGCCTGTTCGGTGTGCTGGCGCTGATGCTCGGCAACTTCGTGCTCGCGCTGTTCGGTGTCGGCGGCGGTGAGGGCCTCGGCCTGCGCAGCGGTGGCCCGGTGGCGATCATCTTCTCGCTGATCTGCATCGGCCTCGCGGCGTTCAGCTTCCTGATCGACTTCGACGCCGCGGACCAGATGATCCGCGCCGGCGCGCCGGAGAAGGCGGCCTGGGGCATCGCGCTCGGCCTGACCGTGACCCTGGTCTGGCTCTACATCGAGATCCTGCGTCTGCTGAGCTACTTCAACAGCGACTAGTCTCCGCACGAATCAGGGGCGCCCACCACGGTGGGCGCCCCTTTTCGTTGCGCTGGTGTGCGTCCAGATCGCTCATTCGCCCTAGATTGCGATCTGCATGCACACCAGGCTTCGCCGTTATCCCCAGCCCGAGAGATGGCCCTGGCCTGCGCAGCCCGGCGCAGGCACCGTCGTGGCATGAGAGCACTGGCGTGGCCGTTTCTCGGCACCGAAGCCCTGGCGGCAGGGCGGGTGAAGAAACACCAACTGCGGGCACGCTATCGATCGCTGTTCCCCAACGTCTACGTCCCGCTCGACGTGACGCCGACGCTGATGCAGCGCGCCACGGCGGCGTGGTTGTGGTCCGGCCGTGACGGTGTGGTCGCCGGTGCCGCCGCGGCGGCGCTCCACGGCGCCCGGTGGATCCCCGGCGACGTGCCCGTCGAGCTGGTGTGGCGCAACGCCCGTCCGCCCGCGGGCATCGTCACTCGCAGGGACCGGCTCGATGACGACGAGGTGGTACGGATCGGGGGCTTGGCGGTCACCTCGCTGACCCGTACGGCGTTCGACGTCGGCCGCCTCACCCGCGGAGACGACGGTGTCAGCCGGCTCGACGCGCTGGGCAACGCGCGACCATTCGAGCCCCGGGCCGTCCTCGCACTGGCAGACCGGCACCCGGGAACCCCGGGGGTGCCGCGGCTGCGGGACGCCCTCCGACGGCACGATCCGGGAGCCGAGTCGCCGCGCGAGACGTGGCTGCGCCTGCTGCTCGTGCGTGCCGGTTACCCGAGCCCACGCACGCAGATCCCCGTCCGCGACGACGTCGGTCGGCCGCGCTACTACCTCGACATGGGCTGGGAGGACGTCGGGGTGGCCGTCGAGTACGACGGCGACCACCACCGAGAACGGGCGGTGTTCGCCGACGACATCCTGCGCGCGGAGTTCATCGCCGAGCGCGGCTGGGACCGCGTGCGGGTCGTCGCCGGGCAGCGGGAGGCGGAGATCCTCGACCGCGTCGCGCGAGCCTGGACCCGCTCGGCTGGTGTGCGCTCAGATCGCAGAGTCAGCTGAGAATGCGATCTGGACGCACACCAGCGCCGCAGGAATCAGGAGAGGCGCTCCACCACCATCGCCATGCCCTGGCCGCCGCCCACACACATCGTCTCGATGCCGAAGGTCTTGTCGTGCGTGGCGAGGTTGTTGAGCAGCGTGGCGGTGATCCGCGCGCCGGTCATCCCGAAGGGGTGGCCCAGCGCGATGGCGCCGCCGGAGACGTTGAGCTTCTCCAGATCCATTCCGAGCTCGCGTGCCGACCCGAGCACCTGGACCGCGAACGCCTCGTTGATCTCGTAGAGGTCGATGTCGCCGATCGACATCTTCGCGTTGGCCAGCGCCTTCTTGACCGCCTCGATCGGACCCAGGCCCATGATCTCCGGCGAGAGCCCGGACACCCCGGTCGACACGATGCGCGCCAGCGGCGTCAGCCCCAGCTCCTTGGCCTTGGTGTCGCTCATGATCACCACGGCGGCCGCGCCGTCGTTGAGCGGGCACGCGTTGCCCGCGGTGATCGTGCCGTTGGGCCGGAACACCGGCTTGAGCTGGCTGACCGCCTCGTAGGTGGTGCCTGCGCGCGGGCCGTCATCGGTGGTGACGACCGTGCCGTCGGGCAGCGTCACCGGCGTGATCTCCCGCTCGAAGAAGCCGCTCTTGATGGCCTCCTCGGCTCGGTTCTGCGACCGCACCCCCCAGTGGTCCTGGTCCTCACGGCTGATGCCGGTGAAGGCGGCGACGTTCTCCGCGGTCTGGCCCATCGCGATGTAGACGTCGGGCAGCAGGCCGTCCTCGCGCGGGTCGTGCCACTCGCTCGCGCCGGCGGCGGCCTGCTCGGTGCGGGCCATCGCGTCGGAGTAGATCGGGTTCTTCGAATCCGGCCAACCGTCGGAGGTGCCCTTGAGGAAGCGCGACACCGTCTCGACGCCGGCGGAGATGAACGCGTCGCCTTCGCCGGCCTTGATCGCGTGGAATGCCATCCGCGTGGTCTGCAGCGACGACGAGCAGTACCGGTTGACCGTCGTGCCGGGCA contains:
- a CDS encoding alpha/beta hydrolase is translated as MTDIDDAPAQAETPAPAPRKAWWVRRYTFTGTAVGLVLLWLSMTPSLLPRGPLFQGLVSGGAGAIGYAIGVFAVWLVRYMRSKDSSPPAPRWAWLVLVVVGAIGLLLAIIWFHRWQDDVRDLMGVPRLTLGDYPLAAAISIVTLFLFVEIGQLVGRLVRYLVRQLNRVAPPRVSAVIVVTLLLALTIALLNGVVVRFAMDTINKTFAAVNDETDPDNAAPDTPLRSGGPESLVSWESLGHQGRIFISGGPSTDELTAFNGRPATEPIRAYAGLNSADGIKATAQLAALELQRTGGLNRAVVAVATTTGTGWINEAEASALEYMYNGDTAIVSMQYSFLPSWLSFLVDKENARQAGQALFEAVDELIREMPEAQRPKLVVFGESLGSFGGEAPFLALNNLIARTDGALFSGPTFNNTIWSDLTRNRDTGSPEWLPVYDKGANVRFVAEPKDLQRPHDPWEQPRVVYLQHASDPIAWWNPDLLFAQPDWLREPRGYDVSPDMEWIPVVTFLQVSADMAVAVNVPDGHGHVYVRDVADAWASILLPPGWSVAKTEKLRPILRSDENS
- a CDS encoding rhodanese-like domain-containing protein, whose product is MGSRIDVVLENARTKIDRLSADEVPAALRRGAILVDIRPAAQRALEGEVPTALIIERNVLEWRLDPTSDARIPQAVDDDVEWVVLCSEGYTSSLAAAALQEIGLHRATDVIGGYHALKGVLVY
- a CDS encoding acetyl-CoA C-acetyltransferase; protein product: MPEAVIVATARSPIGRANKGSLVSMRPDDLAAQMVKAVLDKVPALDPRDIDDLIMGCGQPGGEAGFNIGRTVAVQLGYDFLPGTTVNRYCSSSLQTTRMAFHAIKAGEGDAFISAGVETVSRFLKGTSDGWPDSKNPIYSDAMARTEQAAAGASEWHDPREDGLLPDVYIAMGQTAENVAAFTGISREDQDHWGVRSQNRAEEAIKSGFFEREITPVTLPDGTVVTTDDGPRAGTTYEAVSQLKPVFRPNGTITAGNACPLNDGAAAVVIMSDTKAKELGLTPLARIVSTGVSGLSPEIMGLGPIEAVKKALANAKMSIGDIDLYEINEAFAVQVLGSARELGMDLEKLNVSGGAIALGHPFGMTGARITATLLNNLATHDKTFGIETMCVGGGQGMAMVVERLS
- a CDS encoding enoyl-CoA hydratase, which produces MTAENYETILVTRDGRVATITLNRPKALNALNSQVMHEVTTAAAELDADAGVGAIILTGNEKAFAAGADIKEMASLSFADVFSSDFFAAWGRFATTRTPTIAAVAGYALGGGCELAMMCDILIAADTAKFGQPEIKLGVLPGMGGSQRLTRAIGKAKAMDLILTGRNMGAEEAERAGLVSRVVPADSLLEEAGSVAQTIAGMSLSASRMAKEAVNRAFESTLAEGLLYERRLFHSSFATDDQTEGMTAFAEKRSPNFTHR
- a CDS encoding enoyl-CoA hydratase/isomerase family protein — translated: MDENEDVLVSVRAGVGHLTLNRPKAINSLTHPMVTTMSAALRSWEHDDDVRAVVVTGAGDRGLCAGGDIVAIHHSAKAGGAEARSFWHDEYLLNSYIGRYPKPYMAVMNGITMGGGVGISAHGDVRVVTETTKMAMPEVGIGFIPDVGGTLILSRAPGRLGLHAALTGAPFSGADAIALGFADHFVPHDDLAAFVDAVEADGVDSAVAAFAQQPPPSALLAQRDWIDECYAGETVADIVAALRAHQADKARDAAELISTRSPLALSVTLEAVRRAASLTTLEDVLRQEFRTSCAALRSHDLVEGIRAQVIDKDRNPQWSPASLDAVTAADVEAFFVSADPDLTFDQEQP
- a CDS encoding Bax inhibitor-1/YccA family protein, with the protein product MRESSNPVFRTLPKGQQGGYAQFGTGAAGYGAQAVHADPYTAYPDQQQRGVSRPLTIDDVVTKTGITLAVLSAVAVVSYFLVAQNVALAMPFTLVGALGGLVVVLIATFGRKQDNPAVVLTYAALEGLFLGAFSFVVANLMVSGVSAGALISQAVLGTLGVFAGMLVVYKTGAIRVTPKFTRFIVAGLFGVLALMLGNFVLALFGVGGGEGLGLRSGGPVAIIFSLICIGLAAFSFLIDFDAADQMIRAGAPEKAAWGIALGLTVTLVWLYIEILRLLSYFNSD